From a region of the Basfia succiniciproducens genome:
- the prmA gene encoding 50S ribosomal protein L11 methyltransferase, translating into MAWVQIRLNSTNEKAETISDYLEEIGSVSVTFMDSQDTPIFEPLPGETRLWGNTDVIALFDAETDMQQIVRLLRQEGHLDENTAYKIEQIEDKDWEREWMDNFHPMQFGKRLWICPSWREVPDPNAVNVMLDPGLAFGTGTHPTTALCLEWLDGLDLAGKTVIDFGCGSGILAIAALKLGAKEAIGIDIDPQAILASRNNAEQNGVADRLKLYLSEDKPANMKAEVVVANILAGPLKELYPVISELVKEKGNLGLSGILATQAESVCEAYQAKFDLDAVVEREEWCRITGKLK; encoded by the coding sequence ATGGCTTGGGTACAAATCAGATTAAACAGCACAAATGAAAAAGCGGAAACGATTAGTGATTATTTAGAGGAAATCGGTTCTGTGTCCGTAACCTTTATGGACAGCCAAGACACGCCTATTTTCGAGCCTTTACCGGGTGAAACCCGTCTGTGGGGAAATACCGATGTGATTGCGCTTTTTGATGCGGAAACCGATATGCAGCAGATTGTCCGTTTATTGCGACAGGAAGGACATCTTGATGAAAATACCGCCTATAAAATCGAACAAATTGAAGATAAAGATTGGGAACGGGAATGGATGGATAATTTTCACCCGATGCAATTCGGCAAGCGTTTATGGATTTGTCCGAGCTGGCGCGAAGTGCCGGATCCGAATGCGGTAAATGTGATGCTTGACCCGGGTCTTGCTTTCGGGACGGGTACGCATCCGACTACGGCGCTTTGTTTAGAATGGTTAGACGGTTTAGATCTTGCGGGAAAAACTGTGATCGATTTCGGCTGCGGATCAGGTATTTTAGCCATCGCCGCCCTTAAATTAGGTGCCAAAGAAGCTATCGGTATCGATATCGATCCTCAAGCGATTCTGGCAAGCCGTAATAATGCGGAACAAAACGGCGTTGCGGATCGCCTGAAACTTTATCTTTCCGAAGATAAACCCGCCAATATGAAAGCGGAAGTTGTGGTTGCCAATATTCTTGCCGGACCGCTGAAAGAACTGTATCCGGTAATCAGCGAATTAGTGAAAGAAAAGGGCAATCTCGGGCTGTCCGGCATTCTTGCCACACAAGCGGAATCGGTTTGCGAAGCCTATCAGGCTAAATTTGACCTCGACGCGGTAGTTGAGCGCGAAGAATGGTGTCGTATTACAGGAAAACTAAAATAA
- a CDS encoding DMT family transporter encodes MLQKYRGEIILFIVSLIAASGWFFSKFSMTEFPALGFIGLRFFLAAIFFFPLAYPQLKQLDKPQLIKSALAGLCYAVYIMLWMLGLINSAHFGEGAFLVSLSMLIAPLLSWLIFGHLPYKSFWLALPAAFTGLYLLSSGKGGLHFSFGSLIFLISSLVAALYFVLNNQYARDIPVLSFTTIQLFIVGTCCGTLSILFEQWPTSISMTAWGWFLCSLVIATNLRMLLQTYGQKYCHVATAAIIMILEPVWTLFFSILILDERLTLHKAFGCLSILAAIMIYRLPAILRNQASANKE; translated from the coding sequence ATGCTACAAAAATATCGCGGGGAAATAATCCTTTTCATCGTTTCGCTTATCGCCGCTTCAGGCTGGTTTTTTTCAAAATTTTCAATGACGGAATTTCCCGCCTTAGGATTTATCGGATTACGTTTTTTCCTGGCTGCAATCTTCTTCTTCCCCCTTGCTTATCCGCAATTGAAACAACTCGATAAACCGCAGCTGATTAAATCAGCCCTGGCCGGATTATGTTATGCGGTGTATATCATGTTATGGATGTTAGGATTGATTAACAGCGCCCACTTTGGCGAGGGCGCCTTTCTGGTCAGCCTGTCGATGTTGATTGCGCCGTTACTATCCTGGTTGATATTCGGACATCTTCCCTATAAATCATTCTGGCTCGCATTACCCGCCGCATTTACCGGCCTCTATTTACTTTCGTCGGGAAAAGGCGGTCTACATTTTTCTTTCGGCAGTTTAATATTTCTGATTTCCTCGCTAGTAGCCGCCCTCTATTTTGTTCTCAACAATCAATATGCCAGAGACATCCCCGTCCTTTCCTTCACTACGATTCAGTTATTTATTGTGGGTACATGCTGCGGAACCCTTTCGATTCTATTTGAACAATGGCCTACATCCATTTCGATGACTGCTTGGGGATGGTTTCTGTGCAGTCTCGTTATCGCCACCAATCTTCGTATGCTGCTACAAACCTACGGACAAAAATACTGCCATGTCGCCACGGCGGCAATTATTATGATCCTTGAACCGGTATGGACGCTATTTTTCAGCATACTCATACTGGACGAACGACTCACCCTTCACAAAGCTTTCGGCTGCCTGTCTATTCTTGCCGCCATAATGATTTATCGATTACCGGCAATATTAAGAAATCAAGCGTCAGCAAACAAAGAATAG